The sequence below is a genomic window from Halosolutus gelatinilyticus.
GTCTCACCGTCGTGACTCGTTCGAATCCGCGATCGCAGCGACCAGTTCCCGACCGCGTTCGCCGGGGCTCCCGTACGACGCCCTCCCCGATCGATCGCCAATCCATTGCTAGTCGGATCGACGATCGTAAATGGCCGTCGAACGTTAAATACCAATATTTCAACTTTACTGGCGAACCATGGATTAGGAATCATGTCAGTATCTACACCTGAGTTGATCGTATCGCTACCGAAGCCGGCTACCGAACTCACCGTCATCGGATTCGTAAGGAATTGCTGAAAATTCTGGGCCATATAATAGCTATTGGGCAATATACTCATAATATATTCCGAATAGCTGACCAATCGTGTACCTTAGTGACCGAATCCTGATTCGTACAGGAGCCTGCTCGTCTACTTGACCGGGACGGAATCGATAGCAACGGATATCCAGCACACACCGGCATTGAACCGTCGCTTTCCCGATCGTAGCTCGATCCGAACCGCGGCCAGTTTCGGGCTATTGCTCGCCCGTGTTCACCCACTCTCGAACCTCTATTCGATCGAATCTATTGCAGAGTTAGCAGTATTCGTAGTAGTACCTAAATTTGGTATATTTGAAAAGCGTTCGTGAACTGATCGTTGTGCAGCACGCTCGACAGATAGCCCGGTCACGGTTCGAGTACCGACGGGACGCCAGAGGGTCCCACCGGTCACAGCATCTCGACGCGCATCCTGTTTGCCGTCTCCGTGAGCAATCCGCTGATATTGTTTTTGATGTCGATCCCGTTCGCCCGATCGATCGGAACGACGACTTCGATCGCGGCGACCGGTCGATCGGAGGGGTCCAACACCGGCGTCGCGATGGAGACCCACTCCGGTGCGAACGGAAGGGGTTCTTCCAGTAGTTTTCCCTCCTGGACCGTTTCGAGTTGCGCCGTCAGTTCCGCGTCTTCCCCGCCGATATGAGCCGTCTGGCGCGCCGACGGGAGGTGGGCGAGGATCGCCTTTCCGGGCGGACTCTCGACGAGGCGTTCGCTGTCACCCCGACTCCGCGGGTACTCCCGACCCTCCCCGAGCGACGTGTGGACGCAGTGGCAGCGATCGGTTTCGTTGAGCCACAGGTTCGTCGGGGCGTCGTACGACTGTGCCAGTTCGTCGATCTTGTCCGTCTGATACAGCACCGAGTTCGAATCCGTCGCTTCCAGCCCGTACTCGGTGAACTTCGGTCCCAGCACGTACTCGCCGTCGCGGTTTACGAGGGCGTCGACCGCCACGAGCGTCCGCAGGTGCTTGTACACGCCGCTCCGGGAACGACCGGTCGCTTCGATCAGGTCCGCCGCCGTGGCACCCCGTCGCTCGTAGATCACGTCGAGGATTTCGAACGCCGTCTGCGTCGCCGAGATCCGATCCTCTCGAGACATACGAGCCCCCAGGTAACAATCGCCAATAAGTATACTGTTAGTGTACACCGGGCGATCGGTGCGGCTGCCCGCTCGCAGCGGACATCACCACTCGACGAAACTGCCGTCGTTGTACCGGCGGATCGGCGTCCGCCAGTCGCTTCCCTTTCCCGCGTGTTCTCGAACCCCTTCCTCGTTTACCGCGATTCCCAATCCCGGTTCGTCCGAGAGGGAGACGCGACCGTTCTCGCTCCGAATGACGTCCACGTTGTCGACGTAAGCGTCGATGTAGCGCTCGCCCAGCGCGGGCTGCTGGACGGCGTTGGGGATGTGGTGACTGAGCTGCGTACAGGCGGCGTAGGCGATCGGACCGACAGAGCAACTGATCATCAGCGTGGCCCCGTAGGTCTCGGCCATCGAGGCGATGTTCGTAATTTCGGTGATTCCGCCGGCGTGAGAGATGTCCGGCTGTGCGATGTCCAGGCGGTGCTGTTCTAAGTGCGATCGGAACTCCCACCGCGAGTACAACCGTTCGCCGTACGCGATCGGGATGTCGTGGTACGACGACCGCTCCAGCACTCCGAGGTGCTCGGGCCGAACCGGTTCTTCGACGAACAGCGGGTCGTACTCCTGCAGTCGCGAGAGCAGCCGCGACGCCATGCTCGTCGAGATGTGTCCGTGGAGATCGATTCCGATGTCGATCTCCCGCCCGACAGCCTCTCGAGCCTCGTCGAGGTACTCGCAGATCCTGTCGATATCGACCGTCGATTCCATCGGCGCGGTCTGATACGCCGTCAGGAGTTTGAGCGTAGTGTACCCCTCGTCGACCGCATTCGACGCCAGTTCGGAGATCTGGCCGACGCCGTCCGGAACGATCTTCTTGTGCAACGGGACGTGATCGCGAGTGCGACCCCCCAGCAGGTCGTAGATCGGCTCGTCGGAGTATTTGCCCTTGATGTCCCACAGCGCCTGGTCGATGCCGGCGATCGCCGACATGAGGATCGGGCCGCCGCGGTAGAAGCCGCCGCGATACATCGTCTGCCAGTGATCCTCGATTCGACTCGGATCCTCGCCCAGTAGATAGCCGTCCATCAGTTCTTCGACCGCGGCTTTGACGGTCTTGGCGCGTCCCTCGAGGATCGGTTCGCCCCATCCGACCACCCCGTCGCTGGTTTCGATCTTGAGGAAGAGCCACCGCGGGGGAACCTTGAACAGTTCGTAGTCGACGATCCGTGCCATGGCTTGTCAAACACGTTCGCCGGTCTTAAGCCTTGATACGCGTGTTCGTAGCGATAGCTCGGATAGGGCCAGAGCCGAGTCGACGGAACTCCTGGCTGTTCGCACGAGCGCTGCCCGGTTCGGCGCCCTCGTACCGACCTCCAGTCGACGATCGAAGAGCGCGAGAGGTGTGAACGGCAATGTTGGCGTCCAGGACGGGATACCGCGGTGCGTCGGCTCGCGCCGCGACGGTTCACCGGTTGGTTCGTCTCGACGAGCGGTACCCCGAACGGCGGCTATCGCGAGCGGGACAGTACTTTTGCTGGCGGACGCCTTACGGCCCTCCATGGAGGTTGCGTCGGACAGGAGCAAGCCCCAGGTCGAGGAGTACATGACCCGCGACGTGGCGACGGTCTCGCCCGACGCGACCGTGGGACAGGTCGCGACCCGGATCGCAGAGAGCGACGAGCACAGCGGCTTTCCCGTCTGCGAACGCCGCCGCGTCGAGGGGTTCATCAGCGCCCGCGATCTGCTGTTGGCCGACGAGGACGACCCGATATTCAAGGTGATGACGACGGATCTGCTGGTCGCCCACCCCGAGATGAAAGTGACCGACGCGGCGCGGGTCATCCTTCGATCGGGCATCCAAAAACTGCCCGTCGTCGACGACGCGGGGAACCTCGTGGGCATCATCTCGAACGCCGACGTGATCCGCAGCCAGATCGAGCGCGCGACCCCCGAGAAGGTGGGGAAACTGATGCGGACGCTCGAACAGATCCACGACACCGACCTCCGACAGGAACGCCGGACCGTCCCGCTGCGGGAACTGACGCCCACGCAGGGGCGAGTCTACGCCGACGAACTCGAGGGCAGACGGTACGAACTGGAACACGGCCTCGCCGAACCCCTCGTCGTCATCGATAACGACGGAATGCTTTTGCTCGCCGACGGCCACCACCGGGTGCTCGCCGCCGATCGACTCGGAATCGACGAGATGGACGCCTACGTGATCGTCATCGACGATGCGATCGATCTCGGGATGGCGAAGACGGCCGCGAAGGAGAACTTAGAACGGATCGACGACATCGACGTCGTCGACTACGCGCGCCACCCGCTGGTCCAGACGACGAAGCGGCTCCAGTCGGGCGACTGATCTCGTCCGCGGGGGTCGGGCGCGCAGCGGGATGCGGGCGCCCGTCCTGCCGCACGCGTCCGCCATCGAAGGTTTTCCGTCCGATCGCGTCCGGGGACAGTCCGGGTTTCTGACCGCTGGTGAGGGTTTTCTGTGCCCGGGGAGTACCTCCGGTGATGACGCCCCCTGGAGCAACCGCCGACCGCGTCCTGATCGCCGGCGCGACCGGCGGAACCGGATCCGAACTGCTCTCCGTCCTTCGGCCAACCGACCTCACCGTCCGCGCGACGTGCCGATCGTACGCGGACGTCAACACGCTCGATCGCCTCGGCGCCGACGAGGTGGCCGTCGCGGACTTCTTCGACCCGGCGGACGCCGTCGCGGCCGCCGAGGGATGCGATATCGTCTACTGCGCGCTCGGAACGCCGCCGAGTTACCGCCACACGATCGGCGGGAAACTCGTCGATCGGACCGGCGTTCTCAACCTGCTGACCGCGGCGGTGAGCGAGGACGTGACTCACTTCGTCCACACGAGCGCGATCGGCGTCGGCAACTCGAAGCGCGGGCTTTCGTTGCCCGCGCGCCTGCTCATCCGCGGCTCGCTGCGGGCGAAACGGGACGCGGAAGCCGCGATTCGCCGGTCCGGGATCGACTACACGATCGTTCGTCCGGGGAAACTGACGAACGACCCGCCGAGCGCCGAGTTACTCGTCGGGCAGGGCGGCGACTCGGTGACCGGCTCGATCGCCCGGATCGACGTCGCGCGCCTCGCGGCCGCCGCGCCGTTCACGCCGGACGCGCGCAACCGAACGGTCGAGGTCGTCAGTCGCGACGGTCTCGAGGGCGCTCCCCGAAACCTCGTCGACGTCGACTGGGCGTTCGATCGCGTCCAGGCAGATCACGAACGGATGCGACTCTGACACTATCTCCGTGCGTATCTCCCTCGTGACGGTCGGTGTCGGTTCCCGGAATCCTTAATGATCGGCGCGGCAAAAATTGCGAGTATGTACGACGACGACGAGCTCGAGGCGATCCGGGAGGCCGGCGAGGAGTGGCACGAGGAGACGCTCGGTCCGGTGCTCGATCGCCACGGCGAACGACAGGACCGGTTCGCGACCGTCTCGAACGTCGAGGTCGATCGGCTCTACACGCCCGACGACGTCGCCGACCTCGACTACCTGGATGATCTCGGCTTCCCGGGCGAGGAACCGTACACTCGGGGCCCGTACCCGACGATGTACCGCGGCCGGACGTGGACGATGCGCCAGTTCGCCGGCTTCGGGACCGCCGAGGAGACGAACGATCGCTTTCACTACCTGATCGACCAGGGTCAGACGGGCCTCTCGGTGGCGTTCGACATGCCGTCGCTGATGGGGATCGACTCCGACGACCCGATGAGCCAGGGCGAGGTCGGGAAGGAAGGCGTCGCGGTCGACACGCTGCGGGACATGGAGATCCTCTTCGGCGGGATCGACCTCGGCGAGATTTCGACCTCCTTCACGATCAACCCTTCCGCACCGGTGATCTACGCGATGTACATCGCGCTGGCCGACCAGCAGGGCGTCCCCCGCGGGCAGATCCGGGGCACCCTCCAGAACGACATGTTCAAGGAGTTCATCGCGCAGAAGGAGTGGGTGATCCCGCCGGAGCCCTCGCTCGACCTCGTCACGGACGTCGTCGAGTTCAGCGCCGAGGAGACGCCGAAGTTCCACCCCGTCTCGATCTCGGGATACCACATCCGCGAGGCGGGCTCGACGGCGGTCCAGGAGCTCGCCTTCACGCTCGCCGACGGCTTCGGCTACGTGGAGGACGCGATCGATCGCGGGCTGGACGTCGATGAGTTCGCGCCGCGCCTGTCGTTTTTCTTCAACTGTCACAACTCCTTCTTCGAGGAGATCGCGAAGTACCGGGCGGCCAGACGGATCTACTCGCGGGTGATGGACGAGTGGTACGACGCGGAGCGGGCCGAATCGAAACGCCTCAAGTTCCACACGCAGACCGCGGGCCAGTCGCTGACCGCCCAACAGCCGCTGAACAACATCGTCCGGGTGACGATTCAGGCGCTGGCGGGCGTCCTCGGCGGCACCCAGTCGCTGCACACCAACAGCTTCGACGAGGCGCTCGCGCTCCCCTCGGAGAAGGCGGTTCGCGTGGCGCTTCGAACCCAGCAGATCATCGCCGAGGAATCCGGCGCGGCCGATATCGTCGATCCCATGGGCGGCTCGTTCGCGATCGAGGCGCTCACCGACGAGACCGAGCGACGGGCGATGCGCTATATCGAGGAGATCCGCGACATGGGCGACGGCTCCGTCCGCGACGGCATCCTCGAGGGGATCGACCGGGGCTACTTCCTCCGGGAGATCCAGGAGGCCTCCTACGAGTACCAGGAGCGGGTCGAACGCGGCGAGGAGGTCGTCGTCGGCGTCAACGAGTACACGTTAGAGGAGGACACCAGTCCCGAGATCCTCAGGGTCGACGAGACCACCGAGGAGCGACAGCTCGATCGGCTCGCCGAGGTCAAAGCCGAGCGGGACGACGACGCCGTCGCGGACGCGCTGGAGACTCTCCGCGAGGCAGTCGATCGCGGCGAGAACGCGATGCCGGCGATCGTCGACGCGGTCAAGGTCTACGCGACGATGGGCGAGATCATGCAGGTGTTCGAGGAGGCCCACGGCGCCTACAGCGAGGAGATTGGACTGGCATGAATCGGGTTCGAGACCGATTCGCGGGCGAAACGGCGGGCTGAACGGAGCGGTGTCCAGCGCGTCGACCCCGGTCCCTGTTCTTCGAGGGAACGACACCCGGGCTATATCTCGTTGGTCGGGGTAGGAATCGATATGGCTCACACCCCAGAGATGCCTGAAAAGTACGTTTGTGCCGAGTGTCAGGTGGTACACGCCGGTACGGTTTCCGCGCAGTCCGACGGCGGCCACCGATACGATGCCCCCGAAGAGTGCGGCTGCTGCGGTTCCACGGAACTGATCGAGCAGGAGATGTGGCCGCACTTCAACCGGTGACCGAGCCCACAGAGCAGTGCGGGGCGAGAAGCGCTGGGTATTGGAAGCTAGAGGCTCCATCGATACGCGACCGCCAATACTCGTAAACGACGTGATCGTCCTCGGGACGAGCCAGGGTGTCGTCGTACTCGAGTGGCTGCTACCAATTAATTGATGCGTATGCGTCCGCGTGCCGGAGACCTCACTCACTGTTACGCGAAACGCCTATAGAGTTCTCTGTACGCGTTTTGCGGCAGTCATCCCGCGGTAGCCGTTCAGCACGATTGGACCGAAGCGTGACAAAACTCGGCTTACGCATATTCTCACTGATCGGTCCACTCCTACCCGTGCGCCTTTTCGCGGATCGGCGTGGATTCGGAGAAACGAAAACCGCCAGACGTGGGTGCGATCGATGGGAACGTTTATCTCGGTCATGATCGAGGATATCACTAGACATGAGCGACGAATCCAGCGACGGCGAAGCCGACGTGGAACTTGAAGCGCGACTCGAGGAACAGGACGCGTTCGCGCCGCCAGAGTCGTTCGTCGAGCAGGCGAACGTCACTGACGAGGGAATCTACGACGAGTTCGAGGAGAACTGGCCGGAGTGCTGGGAGGGGGCCGCCGAGCTCCTCTCGTGGGACGAGGAGTACGAGACCGTCCTTGAGGACGACGACGCGCCGTTCTACGAGTGGTTCACCGGCGGGACGCTGAACGCCTCGTACAACTGCCTCGATCGCCACGTCGAAGAGGGTGCCAAGAATCGTGCCGCGATCAAATGGGAGGGTGAACTGGGCGAGACCCGCACCTACACCTACGGCGACCTGCTGAACGAGGTCGAAGCGTTCGCGGCGACGTTACGCGACCTCGGCGTCGAGGAGGACGACGTCGTCACGCTCTACCTGCCGATGATTCCGGAGCTACCGATCGCGATGCTGGCGTGCGCCCGAATCGGCGCGCCGCATGCGGTCGTCTTCGCCGGCTTCTCGGCGGACGCGCTGGCGACGCGGATGAACGCCGCCGAGAGCGAGTACCTGGTCACCTGCGACGGCTACTACCGCCGCGGCGACGCGCTGAACCACAAGCAGAAGGCCGACAAGGGACTGCGGAGCGTCGACCACGACGTCCAGTCGATCGTCGTCGACCGGCTGGGCGACGAACTGAAGCACTTCCTCGGCACCGACGCCCGCGACTACCACGAATTGATCGAGGAGCACGAGGGCGCGTCGGTCGAGCCAGTCTCGCGTGACGCCGAGGACATGCTGTTCCTGATGTACACGTCGGGGACGACGGGTCAGCCGAAGGGCGTGAAACACACCACCGGGGGCTATCTCGCGTACGCCGCCTGGACCTCTCACGCCGTCCTCGACGTCAAGCCCGAGGACACCTACTGGTGTGCGGCCGATATCGGCTGGATCACGGGCCACTCCTACATCGTCTACGGGCCGCTCGCGCTCGGGACGACCACCGTCATGTACGAGGGAACGCCCGATTATCCGGAGAAGGACCGCCTGTGGGAGATCGTCGAGGAGAACCGGGTGGACATCTTCTACACGGCGCCGATGGCGATCCGCGCGTTCATGAAGTGGGGGAAGGAGTATCCGGAAAGGCACGACCTCTCCTCGTTGCGCCTGCTCGGAACGGTCGGCGAGCCGATCAACCCGCGCGCGTGGAAGTGGTACTACAAGCACATCGGCAACGAGGAGTGTCCGATCGTCGACACCTGGTGGCAGACCGAAA
It includes:
- a CDS encoding helix-turn-helix domain-containing protein, producing MSREDRISATQTAFEILDVIYERRGATAADLIEATGRSRSGVYKHLRTLVAVDALVNRDGEYVLGPKFTEYGLEATDSNSVLYQTDKIDELAQSYDAPTNLWLNETDRCHCVHTSLGEGREYPRSRGDSERLVESPPGKAILAHLPSARQTAHIGGEDAELTAQLETVQEGKLLEEPLPFAPEWVSIATPVLDPSDRPVAAIEVVVPIDRANGIDIKNNISGLLTETANRMRVEML
- the acs gene encoding acetate--CoA ligase codes for the protein MSDESSDGEADVELEARLEEQDAFAPPESFVEQANVTDEGIYDEFEENWPECWEGAAELLSWDEEYETVLEDDDAPFYEWFTGGTLNASYNCLDRHVEEGAKNRAAIKWEGELGETRTYTYGDLLNEVEAFAATLRDLGVEEDDVVTLYLPMIPELPIAMLACARIGAPHAVVFAGFSADALATRMNAAESEYLVTCDGYYRRGDALNHKQKADKGLRSVDHDVQSIVVDRLGDELKHFLGTDARDYHELIEEHEGASVEPVSRDAEDMLFLMYTSGTTGQPKGVKHTTGGYLAYAAWTSHAVLDVKPEDTYWCAADIGWITGHSYIVYGPLALGTTTVMYEGTPDYPEKDRLWEIVEENRVDIFYTAPMAIRAFMKWGKEYPERHDLSSLRLLGTVGEPINPRAWKWYYKHIGNEECPIVDTWWQTETGGMMITTLPGVNTMKPGSAGPPLPGIDARIVDAEGEPVDAGSAGYLTVQNPWPGMLRTLYNNDDRFLSEYWKEYSDEDADEWVYFPEDGAKLDDDGYVTVLGRVDDVINVSGHRLGTMEIESAIVGVDGVAEAAVVGGDHDIKGEAVYAYVILEDGQEPTDEMRDRIVAGVEDSIGPIARPEQVVFTPELPKTRSGKIMRRLLEDVASGNELGDTSTLRNPEIVDEIDDQVQGD
- the dgoD gene encoding galactonate dehydratase, with product MARIVDYELFKVPPRWLFLKIETSDGVVGWGEPILEGRAKTVKAAVEELMDGYLLGEDPSRIEDHWQTMYRGGFYRGGPILMSAIAGIDQALWDIKGKYSDEPIYDLLGGRTRDHVPLHKKIVPDGVGQISELASNAVDEGYTTLKLLTAYQTAPMESTVDIDRICEYLDEAREAVGREIDIGIDLHGHISTSMASRLLSRLQEYDPLFVEEPVRPEHLGVLERSSYHDIPIAYGERLYSRWEFRSHLEQHRLDIAQPDISHAGGITEITNIASMAETYGATLMISCSVGPIAYAACTQLSHHIPNAVQQPALGERYIDAYVDNVDVIRSENGRVSLSDEPGLGIAVNEEGVREHAGKGSDWRTPIRRYNDGSFVEW
- a CDS encoding CBS domain-containing protein; this translates as MEVASDRSKPQVEEYMTRDVATVSPDATVGQVATRIAESDEHSGFPVCERRRVEGFISARDLLLADEDDPIFKVMTTDLLVAHPEMKVTDAARVILRSGIQKLPVVDDAGNLVGIISNADVIRSQIERATPEKVGKLMRTLEQIHDTDLRQERRTVPLRELTPTQGRVYADELEGRRYELEHGLAEPLVVIDNDGMLLLADGHHRVLAADRLGIDEMDAYVIVIDDAIDLGMAKTAAKENLERIDDIDVVDYARHPLVQTTKRLQSGD
- a CDS encoding acyl-CoA mutase large subunit family protein → MYDDDELEAIREAGEEWHEETLGPVLDRHGERQDRFATVSNVEVDRLYTPDDVADLDYLDDLGFPGEEPYTRGPYPTMYRGRTWTMRQFAGFGTAEETNDRFHYLIDQGQTGLSVAFDMPSLMGIDSDDPMSQGEVGKEGVAVDTLRDMEILFGGIDLGEISTSFTINPSAPVIYAMYIALADQQGVPRGQIRGTLQNDMFKEFIAQKEWVIPPEPSLDLVTDVVEFSAEETPKFHPVSISGYHIREAGSTAVQELAFTLADGFGYVEDAIDRGLDVDEFAPRLSFFFNCHNSFFEEIAKYRAARRIYSRVMDEWYDAERAESKRLKFHTQTAGQSLTAQQPLNNIVRVTIQALAGVLGGTQSLHTNSFDEALALPSEKAVRVALRTQQIIAEESGAADIVDPMGGSFAIEALTDETERRAMRYIEEIRDMGDGSVRDGILEGIDRGYFLREIQEASYEYQERVERGEEVVVGVNEYTLEEDTSPEILRVDETTEERQLDRLAEVKAERDDDAVADALETLREAVDRGENAMPAIVDAVKVYATMGEIMQVFEEAHGAYSEEIGLA
- a CDS encoding NAD(P)H-binding protein; the protein is MTPPGATADRVLIAGATGGTGSELLSVLRPTDLTVRATCRSYADVNTLDRLGADEVAVADFFDPADAVAAAEGCDIVYCALGTPPSYRHTIGGKLVDRTGVLNLLTAAVSEDVTHFVHTSAIGVGNSKRGLSLPARLLIRGSLRAKRDAEAAIRRSGIDYTIVRPGKLTNDPPSAELLVGQGGDSVTGSIARIDVARLAAAAPFTPDARNRTVEVVSRDGLEGAPRNLVDVDWAFDRVQADHERMRL